One part of the Candidatus Binatia bacterium genome encodes these proteins:
- a CDS encoding response regulator transcription factor: MERRRVLIVEDEAQIVEVVRAYLEREGFIVESCASVAAALAALERFAPDVLVLDITLPDGSGLDVLRSAGAADARVPTIVLTARGDEADRVVGLELGADDYVTKPFSPRELVARVRALLRRTSEGERAAGVPVQRTRVGDLEIDHTFHEVRVRGVAANLTATEFKILTVLGENPGEVFTRSHLLDRLGDDGEIYERTLDRHINNLRKKIERDPRNPEYLVTVYGVGYKLRKL; this comes from the coding sequence ATGGAGCGCCGGCGCGTCCTCATCGTCGAAGACGAAGCGCAGATCGTCGAGGTCGTGCGAGCCTACCTCGAACGCGAGGGGTTCATCGTCGAGTCGTGCGCGAGCGTCGCGGCGGCGCTCGCGGCCCTCGAACGCTTCGCGCCCGACGTCCTCGTGCTCGACATCACGCTTCCCGACGGAAGCGGGCTCGACGTGCTTCGCAGCGCCGGCGCGGCCGATGCGCGCGTTCCGACGATCGTGCTGACCGCGCGCGGCGACGAAGCCGATCGCGTCGTCGGCCTGGAGCTCGGCGCCGACGATTACGTTACGAAGCCGTTCTCGCCGCGCGAGCTCGTCGCCCGCGTGCGGGCGTTGCTGCGGCGGACGTCGGAGGGCGAGCGCGCCGCGGGCGTACCGGTGCAGCGCACCCGCGTCGGGGATCTCGAGATCGATCATACGTTTCACGAGGTGCGCGTGCGCGGCGTCGCCGCGAACCTGACGGCGACGGAGTTCAAGATACTTACGGTGCTGGGCGAGAATCCCGGCGAGGTCTTCACCCGCTCGCACCTGCTCGACCGCCTCGGTGACGACGGCGAGATCTACGAGCGCACCCTCGACCGGCACATCAACAACCTGCGGAAGAAGATAGAACGCGATCCGCGCAACCCCGAGTACCTCGTCACCGTCTACGGCGTCGGTTACAAGCTGCGCAAATTGTGA